In the Arthrobacter sp. 31Y genome, one interval contains:
- the rfbA gene encoding glucose-1-phosphate thymidylyltransferase RfbA: MRGIVLAGGTGSRLHPITLGISKQLVPVFDKPMIYYPLCTLMLAGIRDILIITTPGDAAQFQRLLGDGSQFGINLSYAEQPTPDGLAQAFILGEDHIGTGNVALILGDNIFNGPGMGNQLRHYTDVDGGAIFGYWVKDPSAYGVVEFDDHGMAVSIEEKPLVPKSNYAVPGLYFYDNNVVSMAKDLQPSPRGELEITDINRKYMELGRLHVQKFPRGTAWLDTGTFSDLNDASNYVRTTENRQGLKIGAPEEVAWRMGYLSDDELRQQAAKLAKSGYGSYLLDILDRQ; the protein is encoded by the coding sequence TTGCGAGGAATTGTTCTTGCAGGTGGAACGGGTTCAAGGCTTCACCCCATCACGCTCGGAATCAGCAAGCAGCTGGTTCCAGTGTTCGACAAGCCGATGATTTACTACCCCCTGTGCACCCTGATGCTGGCGGGAATCCGCGACATTCTGATCATCACCACCCCCGGAGATGCCGCACAGTTCCAGCGGCTCCTCGGAGATGGCTCACAGTTCGGCATCAACCTCAGCTATGCAGAGCAGCCGACGCCGGACGGGCTTGCCCAGGCTTTCATCCTGGGCGAGGACCACATCGGAACGGGCAACGTGGCGCTGATCCTGGGTGACAACATTTTCAACGGACCCGGCATGGGCAACCAGCTCCGGCACTATACCGACGTCGACGGCGGTGCAATCTTCGGCTATTGGGTTAAAGATCCATCCGCCTACGGAGTGGTGGAATTCGACGATCACGGAATGGCCGTTTCCATCGAAGAAAAGCCTTTAGTCCCCAAAAGCAACTATGCCGTTCCAGGGCTCTATTTTTATGACAACAACGTGGTTTCCATGGCGAAGGACCTGCAGCCCTCTCCCCGTGGGGAGTTGGAGATCACGGATATCAATAGAAAATACATGGAGCTTGGCCGACTGCATGTGCAGAAGTTTCCGCGGGGCACCGCTTGGCTGGACACCGGTACGTTCAGTGACCTCAACGATGCCTCAAACTACGTCCGTACTACGGAGAACCGGCAGGGTTTGAAGATTGGTGCGCCCGAGGAAGTGGCGTGGCGCATGGGCTACTTAAGCGACGATGAGCTCCGCCAGCAGGCTGCCAAGCTCGCCAAAAGCGGCTATGGAAGCTATTTATTGGACATTCTGGACCGCCAATAG
- the mshC gene encoding cysteine--1-D-myo-inosityl 2-amino-2-deoxy-alpha-D-glucopyranoside ligase, whose amino-acid sequence MKTWTSRPVPELPGSLPQLRLYDTALGRVVDIEKQPEQSMYVCGITPYDATHMGHAASYVAFDLLNRVWRDAGIRVSYVQNVTDVDDPLLERATATGVDWRDLAQSQIDLFQTDMDALNVLAPNHYIGAVEAIPDIVPAIERLIADGVAYRVQGGVGEPDGDVYYDVEMAGKRSDATDAWTLGDVSGLGETEMLALFAERGGDPTRPGKRNALDPLLWRVARDGEPHWPGATLGDGRPGWHIECTVIAQKYLPAPFTVQGGGSDLIFPHHEMGAGHAYSLSGVPLARHYAHAGMVGLDGEKMSKSKGNLVLVSKLRAAGEDPAAIRLAILANHYRSDWSWTDEQFAVAKDRLAGWREAIDHAPAGSAGPLVAAMRNALSNDLNAPGAIAAVDHWAEGAIRSAADNSAQDAALVTDAIDALLGVEL is encoded by the coding sequence GTGAAAACGTGGACCTCCCGCCCTGTACCTGAGCTGCCCGGCAGCCTGCCGCAACTACGGCTGTATGACACAGCCCTCGGCCGTGTGGTGGACATTGAGAAACAGCCGGAGCAGTCGATGTATGTCTGCGGCATCACCCCGTATGACGCGACGCATATGGGACATGCAGCCAGTTATGTGGCTTTCGATCTCCTGAACCGGGTCTGGCGCGACGCAGGTATTCGGGTGTCTTACGTCCAGAACGTGACGGACGTCGATGATCCGCTCCTTGAGCGGGCCACGGCCACCGGTGTGGACTGGCGGGACCTGGCGCAGAGTCAGATCGACCTGTTTCAGACCGACATGGACGCGCTCAACGTCCTGGCGCCAAATCACTACATCGGCGCAGTCGAGGCAATTCCGGACATCGTCCCCGCCATTGAACGCCTCATTGCCGACGGCGTTGCCTATCGCGTTCAAGGAGGCGTTGGCGAGCCGGACGGCGATGTCTATTACGACGTCGAAATGGCCGGCAAACGCTCCGACGCCACCGATGCCTGGACCCTGGGCGACGTATCCGGACTTGGCGAAACCGAAATGCTTGCACTCTTCGCGGAACGTGGCGGTGACCCCACAAGGCCGGGCAAACGCAATGCCCTTGACCCCCTGCTCTGGCGTGTCGCCCGTGACGGCGAACCCCACTGGCCCGGAGCGACCCTCGGGGATGGACGGCCGGGCTGGCACATCGAGTGTACGGTCATCGCTCAGAAGTACCTGCCAGCGCCCTTCACGGTCCAGGGCGGAGGATCGGACCTCATTTTCCCGCACCACGAAATGGGAGCCGGCCACGCGTATTCCCTTTCCGGAGTCCCTCTGGCACGCCACTACGCACACGCTGGCATGGTGGGCCTGGACGGGGAAAAGATGAGCAAATCCAAGGGCAACCTGGTTCTGGTCTCCAAGCTCCGTGCTGCCGGTGAGGACCCTGCAGCCATCCGCCTTGCCATCCTCGCCAACCACTATCGTTCCGACTGGTCGTGGACCGATGAGCAGTTCGCCGTAGCCAAGGACCGGCTGGCAGGGTGGCGGGAAGCCATCGATCACGCACCGGCCGGTTCGGCGGGGCCGTTGGTGGCCGCCATGCGTAATGCGCTGTCCAACGACCTCAACGCCCCCGGAGCCATCGCCGCCGTCGACCACTGGGCAGAGGGAGCGATCCGCTCCGCTGCGGACAACTCAGCGCAGGATGCCGCGCTTGTTACTGACGCAATCGATGCTTTGCTCGGGGTTGAGCTCTAA
- the rfbB gene encoding dTDP-glucose 4,6-dehydratase: MQRILVTGGAGFIGCNFVHYIMEHTGLHVTVLDKLTYAGNIESLSGLPPERFSFVKGDICDAGLVDGLTESVQAVVHFAAESHNDNSLQDPRPFLDTNLLGTFTLIEAARRHGTRFHHISTDEVYGDLALDDPHRFTENSVYRPTSPYSATKAGSDMLVRAWVRSFGLKATISNCSNNYGPYQHVEKFIPRQITNILDGDRPHLYGNGRNVRDWIHVEDHSSAVLAILEGGGVGETYLIGADGERNNREVVEMLLSLAGQPRDAYDLVTDRPGHDLRYAIDSSKLRRDLGWAPRYSDFDAGLADTVQWYRDNEQWWRPQKAATESKYAGQGH; this comes from the coding sequence ATGCAGAGAATCCTTGTCACCGGCGGGGCCGGATTCATCGGATGCAACTTTGTCCACTACATCATGGAGCACACTGGCCTCCATGTCACGGTGTTGGACAAACTGACTTATGCCGGAAACATCGAATCCCTCTCCGGGCTGCCGCCGGAGCGCTTCTCCTTCGTCAAGGGCGACATTTGCGATGCCGGGTTGGTTGACGGGCTGACGGAATCCGTTCAGGCGGTGGTTCATTTCGCAGCAGAGTCACACAACGACAATTCGCTGCAGGATCCCCGCCCCTTTCTCGACACAAATCTTTTGGGAACCTTCACCTTGATAGAAGCGGCGCGAAGGCACGGCACGCGCTTCCATCACATTTCCACCGACGAGGTCTATGGCGACTTGGCTCTGGACGACCCCCACCGGTTTACGGAGAACTCCGTTTACCGGCCAACGAGTCCCTATTCGGCAACGAAAGCCGGCTCCGATATGTTGGTCCGCGCGTGGGTGAGATCATTTGGCCTTAAAGCGACCATCAGCAATTGCTCCAACAATTACGGGCCGTATCAGCACGTGGAGAAGTTCATTCCGCGGCAGATTACCAACATCCTGGACGGCGACCGGCCACACCTCTACGGCAATGGGAGGAATGTTCGTGACTGGATCCATGTGGAAGACCATTCCTCCGCAGTGTTGGCCATCTTGGAGGGTGGCGGCGTAGGCGAAACCTATCTGATCGGTGCAGACGGTGAACGGAACAACCGGGAGGTGGTGGAGATGCTGCTTTCACTCGCCGGCCAACCCCGCGACGCCTATGACCTGGTGACGGACAGGCCAGGTCATGATCTCCGGTACGCCATCGATTCCAGCAAACTCCGACGTGACCTCGGGTGGGCTCCCCGGTATTCGGACTTCGACGCCGGATTGGCTGACACGGTCCAGTGGTACAGGGACAACGAACAGTGGTGGAGACCGCAGAAAGCGGCCACTGAGTCCAAATACGCCGGTCAGGGGCACTAA
- a CDS encoding PAC2 family protein, translating to MNSVDGTPEGQDITAEPERFLKEPADGQRVTVMLAAFEGWNDAGEAASDALHYLNKLWDGKKVATVDAEEYYDFQFTRPTVRRTSSGARKVKWPSTRIYKAEVPDSNVDVLLVLGTEPSYRWRAYTTELLVHAEALKVDSVILLGALLADVPHSRPIPVSTTTEDSSLRERLNLEASQYEGPVGIVGVLAEFALLAGLPTVSLWAAVPHYVAQPPSPKAQLAILHRIEDLLQVPLDSQALAEESEAWERGVDELATEDPEIAAYVRQLEEAKDTADLPEASGESIAREFERYLKRRGKERP from the coding sequence ATGAACAGTGTGGACGGGACCCCCGAAGGGCAGGACATCACCGCGGAGCCCGAGCGTTTCCTCAAGGAACCCGCGGACGGCCAGCGTGTCACCGTAATGCTCGCCGCGTTTGAGGGCTGGAACGACGCCGGCGAGGCCGCCAGCGATGCGCTGCACTACTTGAACAAGCTCTGGGACGGCAAGAAGGTTGCCACTGTTGACGCCGAGGAGTATTACGACTTCCAGTTCACGCGCCCCACCGTGCGGCGTACGTCTTCCGGCGCCCGGAAGGTGAAATGGCCTTCAACGCGGATTTACAAGGCCGAAGTTCCTGACAGCAACGTGGATGTGTTGCTGGTACTCGGTACCGAACCCTCCTACCGCTGGCGCGCCTACACCACCGAACTGCTGGTACATGCTGAAGCGCTCAAAGTGGACTCTGTGATTTTGCTGGGCGCTCTTCTTGCCGACGTTCCGCACAGCCGGCCCATTCCGGTGAGCACCACCACCGAGGACAGTTCCCTGCGGGAGCGCCTGAATTTGGAGGCTTCCCAGTATGAAGGACCAGTAGGCATTGTGGGTGTGCTCGCAGAGTTCGCGCTACTGGCAGGACTGCCGACAGTGTCACTGTGGGCAGCGGTTCCGCATTACGTTGCGCAGCCGCCCTCCCCCAAGGCGCAGCTGGCCATCCTGCACAGGATCGAGGACCTCTTGCAGGTTCCTTTGGACAGCCAGGCCTTGGCTGAAGAATCTGAAGCCTGGGAACGTGGAGTGGACGAGCTCGCAACCGAAGACCCTGAGATTGCCGCCTATGTACGGCAACTGGAAGAAGCGAAGGACACAGCTGACCTGCCGGAGGCGTCCGGTGAGTCCATTGCCCGTGAATTCGAACGGTATTTGAAACGGCGAGGCAAGGAGCGCCCCTAA
- a CDS encoding aldo/keto reductase, with the protein MQQRYVGNSGFRVSSLSLGTMSWAQETDEQDAAELLHGFVAGGGTVVDTAASYAQGRAEAMLGSMLGDVVARSEIVISTKAGVSSSDSRRSVNASRGAMLSALDASLARLGTDYIDIWFAHEWDPNVPLDETLSALELAQRSGRARYVGISNYNGWQTAKAAAVAGFTLVANQSEYSLVQRKAEEELIPAVEDAGLGLMAWAPLGRGVLSGKYRGQIPADSRAAQSRLAGYIEPYLESRASRVVEAVAMAARGLGRTPMDVSLSWLLSRPGVATTIVGPRNAVQLKELMDAQLTVLPAEIARALEDVSAA; encoded by the coding sequence ATGCAGCAGCGTTATGTCGGAAACAGTGGATTCCGTGTGTCCTCATTGTCCCTTGGAACCATGTCCTGGGCCCAGGAGACCGACGAACAGGATGCTGCTGAACTGCTCCACGGGTTCGTTGCCGGTGGCGGCACAGTGGTGGACACGGCAGCGTCCTATGCGCAAGGCCGCGCAGAAGCAATGTTGGGATCCATGCTGGGTGATGTGGTGGCCCGTTCCGAGATTGTGATTTCCACCAAAGCCGGCGTGTCGTCGTCGGACTCCAGGCGAAGTGTCAACGCATCCCGCGGCGCCATGCTGTCCGCACTTGATGCGAGCCTCGCCAGGCTTGGCACCGACTACATCGATATCTGGTTCGCTCACGAGTGGGATCCGAATGTGCCTTTGGACGAAACCCTTTCGGCCCTGGAGCTTGCCCAGCGAAGCGGGCGTGCACGCTACGTGGGGATCTCCAATTACAACGGCTGGCAGACAGCCAAGGCAGCGGCAGTGGCCGGCTTCACCCTCGTGGCAAACCAGTCCGAGTACTCGCTCGTTCAGCGCAAAGCCGAGGAAGAACTCATCCCTGCCGTGGAAGACGCGGGACTGGGGCTGATGGCCTGGGCGCCTTTGGGCCGTGGGGTGCTGAGCGGTAAATACCGTGGACAGATTCCTGCTGATTCCCGTGCAGCGCAGAGCCGGCTGGCTGGTTACATTGAGCCATATCTGGAATCGCGGGCATCCCGCGTAGTGGAAGCCGTGGCGATGGCAGCCCGCGGACTGGGCCGGACCCCGATGGACGTTTCCCTCAGCTGGCTGCTCTCCCGGCCAGGTGTTGCGACCACCATCGTGGGCCCAAGAAACGCTGTTCAACTCAAGGAACTGATGGACGCGCAGTTGACGGTTCTGCCGGCTGAGATTGCCCGCGCCCTCGAAGACGTCTCAGCTGCTTAG
- a CDS encoding undecaprenyl-diphosphate phosphatase: MNWIEAALLGLVQGLTEFLPISSSAHLRIVGSFLPNASDPGAAFTAITQLGTETAVIVYFWRDIVRIVRAWFGSLTGKVERNNPDARMGWLVILGSLPIIVLGLLFQDQIESVLRSMWIVATMLIVFGMILAVADAIGRQERDLTQLTYKHGILYGFAQAMALIPGVSRSGGTITAGLLMGYTREAAARYSFLLAIPAVFGSGLYQLYKTVSNDGLSGPYGLPETALATVIAFVVGYVIIGWFLKFVSTRSYRLFVWYRILLGLALYVLLGFGVISA, from the coding sequence GTGAACTGGATAGAAGCAGCCTTGCTGGGCCTGGTGCAGGGCCTCACCGAATTCCTCCCGATTTCCTCGAGCGCACACCTGCGGATCGTCGGCTCATTCCTGCCGAATGCCTCTGACCCCGGTGCTGCCTTCACGGCCATTACGCAGCTGGGAACTGAAACCGCTGTGATTGTCTACTTCTGGCGCGACATCGTAAGGATCGTCCGCGCCTGGTTCGGCTCCCTTACAGGCAAGGTGGAGCGCAACAATCCAGATGCCCGCATGGGTTGGCTGGTCATCCTTGGCAGCCTGCCGATCATCGTGCTCGGCCTGTTGTTCCAAGACCAGATCGAGTCAGTGCTGCGCAGTATGTGGATCGTCGCCACCATGCTGATCGTGTTCGGCATGATCCTTGCTGTTGCCGACGCCATCGGCCGGCAGGAGAGGGATCTCACCCAATTGACCTATAAGCACGGCATTCTTTATGGCTTCGCCCAAGCCATGGCATTGATTCCTGGTGTATCTCGTTCCGGCGGCACCATCACGGCAGGCCTGCTCATGGGCTACACCCGTGAAGCCGCTGCCCGGTACTCGTTCCTTCTGGCCATTCCGGCTGTGTTTGGCAGCGGGCTCTACCAGCTTTACAAGACAGTTTCGAACGACGGCCTGTCCGGCCCTTACGGCCTTCCGGAGACCGCGTTGGCTACGGTCATTGCCTTTGTGGTGGGCTACGTCATTATTGGCTGGTTCCTCAAGTTCGTCTCCACCCGTAGCTACCGGCTGTTCGTTTGGTACCGGATCCTCCTGGGCCTGGCTTTGTATGTCCTGCTCGGTTTCGGTGTGATCAGCGCCTAG